In Elusimicrobiota bacterium, one DNA window encodes the following:
- a CDS encoding DmsE family decaheme c-type cytochrome, producing the protein MRPIQRSFLLKLWMALAVGGLGLAFTGGKSARADEAAAPAPAVEAEKPEWVGASACLACHQEQGEAFKSTHHGEYLEKRKGVDFEKSCETCHGPGSLHAGAAGDKANPGFATVKNFKTAKAKVVADSCLQCHRDAGRTHWSGGAHDRANVSCVACHSVHNAAGKHGQLVKATQRETCYQCHKDVKGQMRRSAHMAIEEDKLSCSSCHDSHGTGTPKQLKAANVNQLCFQCHQDKRGPHLWEHAPVRENCLNCHHPHGSHHEKMLVAKRAFLCQRCHTGGGHPSTVYDATNIDQFNNKIAGQTCQECHSTIHGSNHPSGKMFTR; encoded by the coding sequence ATGAGACCAATCCAACGAAGTTTCTTGTTGAAATTGTGGATGGCCCTGGCCGTGGGCGGCCTGGGCCTCGCGTTCACGGGGGGGAAGTCGGCGCGCGCCGACGAAGCGGCCGCTCCCGCGCCCGCGGTGGAAGCGGAAAAGCCCGAGTGGGTCGGGGCCTCCGCCTGCCTCGCCTGCCACCAGGAACAAGGGGAAGCTTTTAAATCGACGCACCACGGGGAATATTTGGAAAAGCGCAAGGGCGTCGATTTCGAGAAATCCTGCGAAACCTGCCACGGACCCGGGTCGCTGCACGCCGGCGCCGCGGGCGACAAGGCGAATCCGGGGTTTGCCACGGTCAAAAATTTTAAGACAGCCAAAGCCAAGGTCGTCGCCGACTCCTGCCTGCAGTGCCACCGCGACGCCGGTCGCACTCACTGGAGCGGCGGAGCCCACGATCGAGCCAACGTCTCCTGCGTCGCGTGCCACAGCGTCCACAACGCCGCGGGCAAACATGGCCAACTGGTCAAAGCCACCCAGCGAGAGACTTGCTATCAGTGCCACAAGGACGTGAAAGGGCAAATGCGCCGTTCGGCGCACATGGCCATCGAGGAAGACAAGCTCAGCTGTTCTTCCTGCCACGATTCCCATGGCACCGGCACCCCGAAACAGCTCAAGGCCGCCAACGTCAATCAGCTCTGTTTCCAGTGCCATCAGGACAAACGCGGACCCCATTTGTGGGAACACGCGCCCGTGCGGGAGAACTGCCTCAACTGCCACCACCCCCACGGTTCGCACCACGAGAAGATGCTGGTCGCCAAACGGGCGTTCTTGTGCCAGCGATGCCACACGGGCGGCGGCCATCCGAGCACGGTGTACGACGCCACCAACATCGACCAATTCAACAACAAAATTGCCGGGCAGACCTGTCAGGAATGCCATTCCACGATCCACGGGTCCAACCACCCGTCGGGCAAGATGTTTACCCGCTAA
- a CDS encoding thioredoxin family protein, whose translation MALTPSTMLPLGTAAPTFQLPEVVSGITVSLEDSAGKSALLVMFLCRHCPYVKHVEKELSRLGRDYASKDVALIAISANDAGDYPEDAPAGLRAQAAESGFSFPYLYDESQSVAKAYAAACTPDFFVFNKERRLVYRGQLDDSRPGNGRPVTGADLRAALDAVLAGRPPRPEQKPSVGCNIKWKRSGGAGR comes from the coding sequence ATGGCCCTCACGCCGTCCACCATGTTGCCCCTGGGCACCGCCGCCCCGACCTTTCAATTGCCGGAGGTGGTCTCGGGAATTACCGTTTCCCTGGAGGATTCGGCCGGAAAATCCGCCTTGCTGGTCATGTTCCTCTGCCGTCATTGCCCCTACGTAAAGCACGTGGAAAAGGAATTGTCCCGTTTGGGCCGGGACTACGCCTCGAAAGACGTCGCCCTGATCGCCATCAGCGCCAACGACGCCGGGGATTACCCCGAGGACGCTCCCGCGGGGCTTCGGGCCCAGGCCGCCGAGTCGGGATTTTCCTTCCCTTACCTTTACGACGAGTCCCAATCCGTCGCCAAAGCCTACGCCGCCGCCTGCACCCCGGACTTTTTTGTCTTCAACAAGGAACGGCGCCTCGTCTACCGGGGCCAGTTGGACGACAGCCGTCCGGGCAACGGCCGGCCCGTCACGGGCGCGGACCTGCGCGCCGCCCTGGACGCGGTTCTGGCCGGACGGCCCCCGCGGCCCGAGCAGAAACCCAGCGTCGGCTGCAACATCAAGTGGAAACGCTCCGGCGGCGCCGGGCGGTAA
- a CDS encoding YifB family Mg chelatase-like AAA ATPase, translating into MLAKVSSAAVSGIDGFIVQVEVDLSPGLPVFSTVGLPDAAVRESKDRVVAAVRNSGFDFPVRRVTVNLSPADVKKEGTAFDLPIALGVLAAEERVPADRLARVAVIGELALDGRLRPVRGVLPIALAVKKLGFEALVLPAANAAEASVVAGLPLVPASTLADTVGYLRGEWTPGPVSAPAATPSEASNGPDFSDVKGQLFAKRALEVAAAGGHNILMIGPPGSGKTMLARRIPGLLPPLSFEEAIETRKIHSVAGMALGALLGERPFRSPHHTISDVALVGGGSVPRPGEVSLAHNGILFLDELPEFDRHVLEVLRQPLEEGAVTVSRAAQSVTFPAGFTLVAAMNPCPCGYQGHPERECVCTPFQVRKYRAKISGPLLDRIDLHVEVPALRLAELTEEAPAAENSAAVRLRVLAARERQSARLGGAAVNARMGSKDVRSHCKLGEGSKKLLQSAVTRLGLSARSFDRILKVARTIADLADSPALKEEHVAEAVGYRSLDRPLVDVP; encoded by the coding sequence GTGCTCGCCAAGGTGTCCAGCGCGGCGGTCTCCGGCATCGACGGGTTCATCGTTCAGGTGGAGGTGGACCTGTCTCCCGGCCTTCCGGTTTTCTCCACGGTGGGGCTCCCCGACGCCGCGGTGCGGGAATCCAAGGACCGCGTGGTGGCGGCCGTTCGGAATTCCGGGTTCGATTTTCCCGTGCGGCGGGTGACGGTCAATTTGTCCCCGGCCGACGTCAAAAAAGAGGGCACCGCCTTCGACCTCCCCATCGCCCTGGGCGTGTTGGCGGCGGAGGAGCGCGTTCCCGCCGATCGTTTGGCCCGGGTGGCGGTGATCGGGGAATTGGCCCTGGACGGGCGGTTGCGACCGGTGCGGGGCGTTTTGCCCATCGCGCTGGCCGTGAAGAAACTGGGTTTTGAGGCCCTGGTCCTTCCGGCCGCCAACGCCGCCGAAGCGTCGGTGGTCGCGGGCCTGCCCCTGGTGCCCGCTTCGACCCTGGCGGACACCGTCGGTTACTTGCGGGGGGAGTGGACCCCGGGCCCCGTTTCGGCCCCGGCCGCCACACCCTCGGAGGCCTCCAACGGCCCCGATTTCTCGGATGTAAAAGGACAGCTTTTCGCCAAGCGCGCCTTGGAAGTGGCGGCCGCCGGCGGTCACAATATATTAATGATCGGCCCGCCGGGTTCCGGCAAGACCATGCTGGCCCGTCGGATCCCGGGCCTCCTGCCCCCGCTCTCCTTCGAAGAGGCCATCGAAACCCGAAAGATTCACTCCGTGGCGGGAATGGCTTTGGGGGCTCTCCTGGGGGAGCGTCCTTTTCGTAGTCCCCACCACACCATTTCCGACGTGGCGCTGGTGGGCGGGGGAAGCGTCCCTCGTCCCGGCGAAGTCTCCCTGGCCCACAACGGCATCTTGTTTTTGGACGAGTTGCCCGAGTTCGACCGGCACGTTCTGGAGGTCCTGCGTCAACCCTTGGAGGAGGGCGCGGTGACGGTCTCCCGGGCGGCCCAATCGGTCACCTTCCCGGCGGGGTTCACGTTGGTCGCCGCCATGAACCCCTGCCCCTGCGGCTATCAGGGCCACCCGGAGCGGGAATGCGTCTGCACGCCCTTTCAGGTTCGAAAATACCGGGCGAAAATCTCGGGACCTCTCCTGGATCGGATCGACCTGCACGTGGAGGTTCCGGCCCTTCGATTGGCGGAATTGACGGAAGAAGCCCCCGCCGCTGAAAATTCGGCCGCCGTTCGCCTCCGGGTTCTGGCGGCCCGGGAGCGCCAGTCGGCGCGCTTGGGCGGGGCGGCGGTCAACGCTCGGATGGGGTCAAAAGACGTTCGGTCCCATTGCAAGCTGGGGGAAGGGTCGAAAAAATTGCTTCAGTCGGCGGTGACGCGGTTGGGGCTCTCGGCCCGGTCCTTCGATCGGATATTGAAAGTCGCCCGGACCATCGCCGACCTGGCCGATTCGCCGGCCTTAAAGGAAGAACACGTGGCCGAGGCGGTCGGCTATCGTTCCCTGGACCGGCCATTGGTGGATGTCCCCTAA
- the sugE gene encoding quaternary ammonium compound efflux SMR transporter SugE yields MPWLDLTIAGFFEVFWAVCLKYAQGFTRLGPSVASVAGMVLSVWFLSRALRVIPVGTGYAVWTGIGAVGTAVAGAILFGESRHPLRLISIGLILAGILGLKFFSKE; encoded by the coding sequence ATGCCGTGGCTGGACCTCACCATCGCGGGCTTCTTCGAAGTGTTCTGGGCCGTTTGCTTGAAATACGCCCAGGGGTTCACCCGTTTGGGGCCCTCCGTCGCTTCCGTGGCGGGAATGGTCCTGAGCGTTTGGTTTCTGTCTCGGGCGCTTCGGGTCATCCCCGTGGGCACGGGCTACGCCGTCTGGACGGGCATCGGCGCCGTCGGCACGGCGGTCGCCGGGGCGATCCTCTTCGGCGAATCGCGCCACCCTCTCCGCCTGATTTCCATCGGGCTCATTTTGGCCGGGATCCTCGGCCTCAAATTCTTCTCCAAGGAATAA
- a CDS encoding thermonuclease family protein, which translates to MNPLPLSRRGSAATVAAVFLAGFGSGVWWARGRSAAPPPPAVVDISLVPQGEGLSADDPDRLPTVPVLSVVDGDTLEILWNDRPTKLRYYGVNTTERDQACYREGTEMNRALSGGAVRLAFDERTEDKYHRLLAYVFTPDGKSIDAALVAAGMGKAWRRDGRFREQIVSLEDDARVHRRGCLWGADRPGGGAPSEAKRRTSRPRRSRRAKS; encoded by the coding sequence GTGAACCCCCTGCCCCTCTCCCGTCGCGGTTCCGCCGCGACGGTCGCCGCCGTTTTTTTGGCCGGATTCGGTTCAGGCGTTTGGTGGGCCCGGGGCCGCTCCGCCGCGCCTCCGCCCCCGGCCGTCGTCGATATCTCCCTGGTTCCCCAGGGCGAGGGTTTGAGCGCCGACGACCCCGACCGCCTGCCCACCGTGCCCGTGCTGTCCGTGGTGGACGGCGACACCCTTGAAATCCTCTGGAACGACCGTCCCACGAAATTGCGTTATTACGGGGTCAACACGACCGAGCGGGATCAGGCCTGTTACCGGGAAGGCACGGAAATGAACCGCGCCTTGTCGGGCGGCGCTGTCCGCTTGGCTTTTGACGAGCGGACGGAGGACAAATACCACCGCCTCTTGGCCTATGTCTTTACCCCCGATGGGAAATCCATCGACGCCGCCCTGGTGGCGGCGGGAATGGGAAAAGCCTGGCGGCGGGACGGGCGGTTCCGAGAGCAGATCGTTTCCCTGGAGGACGATGCCCGGGTTCATCGGCGGGGATGCCTCTGGGGCGCCGACAGGCCCGGGGGGGGCGCGCCGTCGGAGGCGAAGCGCCGAACTTCGCGTCCTCGCCGATCCCGGCGCGCCAAATCGTGA
- a CDS encoding citrate synthase (catalyzes the formation of citrate from acetyl-CoA and oxaloacetate) has translation MTDKIEAKDSHAPKGLEDVVAGPSAITFLDGLKGRMIYRGYDVIQIADKTIFEEIVHLLWHGDLPNRTELDALKLELAEARSLPPDVLTTMRQFPKKSHPMDVLRAGVCLLAMTDSDTQDNSPAANRRKAARLVARMATLSAAWHRIRNGKTPLAPDPTLSHSANYLYMVTGEKPDPVSVQAMDLYLSLLADHDLNASTFTARVIVSTLSDIHAALAGAIGALKGPLHGGANEKAMEMFLEIGDPAKTEKWVEKAIAEKRKIMGFGHRVYKVEDPRSALLKKMAERMGEIKKEPRWYQISVKVADTVHRLKGLNTNVDFYSASVLYLLGVPIDLFTTVFAVGRAAGWCAHVFEQLGDNRLIRPRSEYTGPLDRVFLPLEKRP, from the coding sequence ATGACCGATAAAATCGAAGCCAAAGATTCCCACGCCCCCAAGGGCCTCGAAGACGTCGTCGCGGGTCCCTCCGCCATTACCTTTCTGGACGGTCTCAAGGGCCGCATGATTTACCGCGGCTACGACGTCATCCAGATCGCCGACAAAACCATTTTCGAGGAGATCGTGCATCTTTTGTGGCACGGGGATCTCCCGAACCGGACCGAATTGGACGCGTTGAAGTTGGAATTGGCCGAAGCGCGTTCCCTGCCGCCGGACGTCTTGACGACCATGCGCCAGTTCCCGAAGAAGTCCCATCCCATGGACGTGTTGCGGGCCGGGGTGTGCCTCTTGGCCATGACCGATTCCGACACCCAGGACAACAGCCCCGCCGCCAACCGCCGCAAGGCCGCGCGCCTCGTGGCCCGCATGGCCACCTTGTCCGCCGCCTGGCACCGCATTCGCAACGGCAAGACGCCCTTGGCCCCGGACCCGACCCTTTCCCATTCGGCCAATTACCTTTACATGGTGACGGGCGAGAAGCCCGACCCGGTGAGCGTCCAGGCCATGGACCTCTATTTATCGCTTTTGGCGGATCACGATTTGAACGCCTCCACCTTTACGGCCCGGGTCATCGTCTCCACCTTGTCCGACATTCACGCCGCCCTGGCGGGCGCCATCGGCGCCTTGAAGGGCCCCCTGCACGGCGGCGCCAACGAAAAAGCCATGGAGATGTTTTTGGAAATCGGCGATCCCGCGAAAACCGAAAAATGGGTGGAGAAGGCCATCGCCGAAAAGCGCAAGATCATGGGCTTCGGCCACCGGGTGTACAAGGTGGAGGACCCGCGCTCCGCGTTGCTCAAAAAAATGGCCGAGCGCATGGGCGAGATCAAAAAAGAGCCTCGCTGGTATCAGATTTCCGTCAAAGTCGCCGACACCGTGCACCGCCTCAAGGGCCTCAATACCAACGTGGATTTTTACTCGGCCTCCGTCCTTTACCTTCTGGGCGTTCCCATCGACCTGTTCACCACCGTCTTCGCCGTGGGCCGCGCGGCCGGCTGGTGCGCCCACGTGTTTGAACAGCTCGGGGACAACCGATTGATCCGCCCCCGCTCCGAATACACCGGTCCCCTGGACCGCGTGTTCCTCCCCCTCGAAAAAAGACCCTGA
- the greA gene encoding transcription elongation factor GreA: MAGESFLTRQGYEKLRQDLAKLKERRGQLSGDIGEAREKGDLKENAEYHAAKEEQAKVQQRINELEEKLRSARIIEESAVQTGEIRIGATAHLKDVKSGESFAYTLVDVAEADFSKGKISVQSPVAQALLGRKEGEKVVVRLPGGPLEYQVTKVTRG, from the coding sequence ATGGCGGGCGAATCGTTTCTCACGCGGCAGGGATATGAAAAGTTGCGCCAGGACCTGGCGAAGCTCAAGGAGCGCCGCGGCCAATTGAGCGGAGACATCGGCGAGGCCCGCGAAAAGGGCGATTTGAAGGAAAACGCCGAGTACCACGCGGCCAAGGAAGAGCAGGCCAAGGTGCAGCAGCGCATCAACGAGCTGGAGGAAAAACTTCGCTCCGCCCGGATCATCGAAGAGTCCGCCGTTCAAACGGGGGAAATTCGAATCGGGGCCACGGCCCACTTAAAAGACGTTAAAAGCGGCGAATCCTTCGCCTACACGCTGGTTGACGTGGCCGAAGCCGATTTTTCCAAGGGAAAAATTTCCGTTCAATCGCCGGTGGCCCAGGCCCTGCTCGGGCGAAAAGAGGGGGAAAAAGTCGTTGTCCGACTCCCCGGCGGTCCCCTGGAATACCAGGTGACCAAAGTCACCCGCGGATGA
- a CDS encoding polyprenol monophosphomannose synthase, giving the protein MRFLSVVIPTFNESANIGGLLRALAPLLAPWDYEIIVVDDNSPDGTAGLVNQLRKDRLFDGRLRLLRRTRDRGLSPAVVEAFQWSTGRLLAVLDADRSHDETLLPRLIESVSRDSWVAVGSRRVPGGGADKWPWYRQWTSSLATGVSRALLGVALKDPMSGFFALRRDVFEKSRSRLRPRGYKILLEILVRARVPAERVREFPYVFKDRRQGYSKLSPGVAWSFARQLLSLAADRWRRR; this is encoded by the coding sequence GTGAGATTTCTTTCCGTCGTTATTCCAACTTTCAACGAGAGCGCGAACATCGGCGGCCTCCTTCGGGCCCTGGCGCCGCTCCTGGCGCCCTGGGATTATGAAATCATCGTGGTGGACGACAATTCGCCCGACGGAACGGCGGGGTTGGTGAACCAACTGCGCAAAGATCGATTGTTTGATGGACGATTGCGTTTGCTTCGCCGGACCCGGGACCGGGGGTTGAGCCCCGCCGTGGTCGAAGCCTTTCAATGGTCCACCGGGCGGTTGTTGGCCGTGCTGGACGCCGACCGTTCCCACGACGAAACCTTGCTCCCCCGCCTGATCGAATCCGTCAGCCGGGACAGCTGGGTGGCGGTGGGGTCCCGCCGGGTGCCCGGGGGGGGCGCCGACAAATGGCCCTGGTATCGTCAATGGACCAGTTCCCTGGCCACCGGGGTTTCCCGGGCCCTGCTCGGCGTGGCTCTCAAGGACCCCATGAGCGGTTTCTTCGCCCTTCGCCGGGACGTGTTTGAAAAAAGCCGCTCCCGCCTTCGTCCCCGGGGGTACAAAATATTGTTGGAGATCCTGGTTCGGGCCCGGGTCCCCGCCGAGCGGGTCCGGGAATTCCCGTACGTGTTTAAAGACCGCCGCCAAGGGTACAGCAAGCTGAGCCCGGGCGTGGCGTGGTCCTTCGCCCGGCAACTTTTGAGTTTGGCGGCGGACCGCTGGCGGAGGCGGTGA
- a CDS encoding class II fumarate hydratase: MKTRTEKDSLGTKEVPADALYGIQTLRAVENFPVSGWRFSRSFIRALALIKKSAAEVNLKRGALDARVGGAIVQAAGEVAEGKWDDQFPVDIFQTGSGTSTNMNANEVIASRANELLGGQRGAKSPVHPNDHVNKGQSSNDVIPTTIHVAALEAIERDTIPALEGLRAALEEKAKAFDDVLKIGRTHLQDAVPMRLGQEFGGYASQIAHGIQRLRNARAHLAELALGGTAVGTGLNADPEFIDGVIRRLAEVLGLPFVGAPSRFEALAARDAAVEASGALKTVAVSLMKIANDIRWLSSGPRCGIGEIEIPSLQPGSSIMPGKVNPVIPEAVAMAAAQVIGADAAITVGGLSGNFELNVMKPVIAHNLLSALSIVANVVRLFTEKCVKGINANREIAEGFIEKSLAMCTALAPKLGYDKAAEVAKEAYATGKTVRQVVLEKKMLPEKELATLLDARAMTEPGMTLDGAGG, encoded by the coding sequence ATGAAAACCCGCACCGAAAAAGATTCCTTGGGCACCAAAGAAGTTCCCGCCGACGCGCTCTACGGTATTCAAACCCTGCGCGCCGTCGAAAATTTTCCCGTGAGCGGTTGGCGTTTTTCCCGCTCCTTCATTCGGGCTCTGGCCCTGATAAAAAAATCCGCCGCCGAGGTCAACTTAAAGCGCGGCGCCCTGGACGCCCGGGTGGGCGGCGCCATCGTCCAAGCCGCCGGGGAAGTCGCCGAGGGGAAATGGGACGACCAATTCCCCGTGGACATATTTCAAACCGGTTCCGGCACTTCCACCAACATGAACGCCAACGAGGTCATCGCCAGCCGGGCCAACGAACTGTTGGGCGGCCAACGGGGGGCCAAGTCGCCGGTCCATCCCAACGACCACGTGAACAAAGGCCAATCGTCCAACGACGTGATTCCGACCACGATCCACGTGGCCGCCTTGGAAGCCATCGAGCGCGACACGATCCCCGCCCTGGAAGGCCTGCGCGCCGCCCTGGAGGAAAAAGCCAAGGCTTTCGACGACGTGTTGAAAATCGGACGGACCCATTTGCAAGACGCCGTGCCCATGCGGTTGGGCCAGGAATTCGGCGGGTACGCCAGCCAAATCGCCCACGGGATTCAGCGCCTGCGGAACGCGCGCGCTCATCTGGCGGAACTGGCCCTGGGCGGGACGGCCGTGGGGACGGGTCTCAACGCCGACCCGGAGTTCATCGACGGCGTGATCCGGCGTTTGGCGGAGGTTCTGGGCCTGCCTTTCGTGGGAGCGCCCAGCCGGTTCGAGGCCCTGGCGGCCCGGGACGCGGCCGTGGAAGCCAGCGGCGCCCTTAAAACCGTCGCCGTGTCTTTAATGAAGATCGCCAACGACATTCGCTGGCTGTCTTCGGGCCCCCGGTGCGGCATTGGCGAAATCGAAATCCCGTCGCTTCAGCCCGGAAGCTCCATCATGCCGGGCAAGGTCAACCCGGTGATCCCCGAAGCCGTGGCCATGGCGGCCGCCCAGGTGATCGGGGCCGACGCCGCCATCACGGTCGGCGGTCTGTCGGGCAATTTCGAATTGAACGTCATGAAGCCCGTCATCGCCCACAACCTCTTAAGCGCGCTGTCCATCGTGGCCAACGTGGTTCGTCTGTTCACGGAGAAATGCGTGAAGGGGATCAACGCCAATCGCGAAATCGCCGAGGGGTTCATCGAAAAGAGCCTCGCCATGTGCACGGCGCTGGCCCCGAAGCTCGGCTACGACAAAGCCGCCGAGGTCGCCAAAGAAGCCTACGCGACCGGGAAAACCGTGCGGCAGGTGGTGTTGGAGAAAAAAATGCTGCCGGAAAAGGAGTTGGCGACCCTCTTGGACGCCCGGGCCATGACCGAGCCGGGCATGACCTTGGACGGCGCCGGCGGTTAA
- a CDS encoding glycogen/starch/alpha-glucan phosphorylase, with product MTTPGGRSRVLEVAMELALTPELLQAIEDQFGLEAAQAAAMSTSVGGIGPLLRERVIAQSEQAVDVVGVSLLYNSVWNQGWHAWNHLTLDRRPVAAFLRAVLEDTGIVLPLPLFDGSTVEVKVWRAPYGQSFVYFLDCPSVADVVYPGAEDAPPKTADTGAWTERQRLKHSWVVGRGALALAKALNFSPDVVVLSETPTLFAHPTLVADDLARDPLFAQTRTVFNDHTPLEYAHPIWPEDMMRLARMNAALYGPFVRNGRVDITQLLVACSDGVFGVARKHADVMRAMPSLSAYAAKIQYITNGVSRALWQHPVFRLADKIGDAELLAAKDKLREEFLEWLWRRALLWPHWARAVRGRPIVLWTRRITSYKRLDMLDKIFHRPDWRRRFLDSGVVLVVGGRVYQRDNVSEKMVYNLVEDLNQDGELGERVVFLHNYNVWEAPRLFWGGDASIMLSDDGREASATGFMKAQMNGAAVIANPDGAVPEFVFGDPSAGRPVNGFTVSYRDGQPDPESFLSALQAFGQAFGDPRRRAALVRGALAVTPDVSVDRTAREMAAFFKALPARSGVPA from the coding sequence ATGACGACCCCCGGCGGACGCTCCCGCGTTTTGGAAGTGGCCATGGAATTGGCTTTGACCCCGGAACTCCTCCAGGCCATCGAAGACCAATTCGGCCTGGAAGCCGCCCAAGCCGCCGCCATGTCGACCTCCGTCGGCGGCATCGGCCCCCTTTTGCGGGAGCGCGTGATCGCCCAATCCGAACAGGCCGTGGACGTGGTCGGCGTTTCCCTTCTTTACAACAGCGTGTGGAACCAGGGCTGGCACGCCTGGAACCACCTCACCCTGGACCGCCGGCCGGTGGCCGCCTTCTTGAGGGCGGTCCTGGAGGACACGGGGATCGTGCTCCCCCTGCCGCTCTTCGACGGTTCCACGGTCGAGGTGAAAGTCTGGCGGGCGCCCTACGGCCAATCCTTCGTGTATTTCCTGGACTGCCCCTCCGTCGCCGACGTGGTGTACCCCGGCGCCGAGGACGCGCCCCCCAAAACGGCCGACACCGGCGCCTGGACCGAACGCCAGCGGCTCAAACACAGCTGGGTGGTCGGCCGCGGGGCCCTGGCCCTGGCCAAGGCCCTGAATTTTTCCCCGGACGTCGTCGTGCTGAGCGAGACGCCGACCCTCTTCGCCCACCCAACCCTCGTGGCGGACGATTTGGCCCGGGACCCGCTTTTCGCCCAAACCCGCACGGTGTTCAACGACCACACCCCCCTGGAATACGCGCACCCCATCTGGCCCGAGGACATGATGCGCCTCGCCCGCATGAACGCGGCGCTTTACGGCCCCTTCGTCCGGAACGGCCGCGTGGACATCACGCAACTGCTGGTCGCCTGCTCCGACGGTGTTTTCGGGGTCGCGCGGAAACACGCCGACGTGATGCGCGCCATGCCGTCCCTGTCGGCCTACGCCGCCAAAATTCAGTACATCACCAACGGGGTGAGCCGGGCCCTGTGGCAGCACCCGGTGTTCCGCCTGGCGGACAAAATCGGCGACGCCGAGCTTTTGGCGGCCAAGGACAAGCTTCGGGAGGAGTTCCTGGAGTGGCTGTGGCGCCGGGCGCTCCTCTGGCCCCATTGGGCCCGGGCCGTCCGGGGCCGCCCCATCGTTCTCTGGACGCGGCGGATCACCAGTTACAAACGCCTCGACATGTTGGACAAGATCTTCCATCGGCCCGACTGGCGCCGGCGGTTCTTGGACAGCGGGGTTGTGCTGGTGGTCGGCGGCCGCGTTTACCAACGGGACAACGTGTCGGAAAAGATGGTTTACAATTTGGTGGAGGATTTAAATCAGGACGGGGAACTGGGCGAGCGGGTGGTCTTCCTTCACAACTACAACGTGTGGGAGGCCCCCCGGCTTTTCTGGGGCGGCGACGCCTCCATCATGCTGTCGGACGACGGCCGAGAGGCTTCGGCCACGGGTTTCATGAAAGCCCAAATGAACGGAGCGGCGGTGATCGCCAACCCGGACGGCGCCGTGCCGGAATTCGTTTTCGGCGACCCGAGCGCCGGGAGACCCGTCAACGGCTTCACCGTGAGTTACCGGGACGGGCAACCCGATCCCGAATCATTCCTGAGCGCCCTCCAGGCCTTCGGCCAGGCTTTCGGCGATCCCCGGCGGCGCGCCGCGCTGGTGCGGGGGGCTCTGGCCGTGACCCCGGACGTGAGCGTCGATCGCACGGCCCGGGAAATGGCCGCTTTTTTCAAGGCCCTGCCCGCCCGCTCCGGGGTTCCCGCCTAG
- a CDS encoding VTT domain-containing protein, with protein sequence MIGHLTQWILDALRTHGGWSVFVGVLIEQIVVPIPSPAIIMGAGFLLIPAAATWASALGTTSLQIVLPGVAASTLGAIGTYAVGRYGGKAFVDRFDRFLGFNWKDVESLSAHFSRRGEATSLFLLRAAPIVPLSLISVVSGVLEIPPRLFVRWSVLGTIPRCYLLGVLGWQMGAKALFFAKGVDRYETLFSGVIVAGVVGGILWVRHRVRKGLAEKS encoded by the coding sequence GTGATCGGACACCTCACGCAATGGATTTTGGACGCCCTTCGGACCCACGGGGGATGGAGCGTTTTCGTGGGCGTGTTGATCGAGCAAATCGTCGTTCCCATCCCGTCTCCCGCGATCATCATGGGGGCGGGCTTCCTGTTGATCCCCGCCGCCGCGACCTGGGCGTCGGCCCTCGGGACGACGTCCCTTCAGATCGTCCTCCCGGGGGTTGCGGCCTCCACCTTGGGCGCCATCGGCACCTACGCGGTCGGGCGCTACGGGGGGAAAGCCTTCGTCGATCGGTTCGACCGGTTCCTGGGTTTCAACTGGAAGGACGTGGAAAGCCTGAGCGCCCATTTCAGCCGCCGGGGGGAGGCGACGTCCCTTTTCCTTCTTCGGGCGGCCCCCATCGTGCCCCTGTCCTTGATCTCGGTGGTGTCCGGGGTTCTTGAGATTCCGCCCCGGCTCTTCGTCCGGTGGTCGGTGCTGGGCACCATTCCGCGTTGTTATTTGTTGGGCGTGCTGGGCTGGCAGATGGGGGCCAAGGCGCTCTTCTTCGCCAAGGGCGTGGACCGGTATGAAACGCTTTTTTCGGGCGTGATCGTGGCCGGAGTGGTCGGCGGGATTCTTTGGGTCCGCCACCGCGTCCGAAAGGGACTGGCGGAAAAAAGCTAG